The following coding sequences lie in one Thermodesulforhabdaceae bacterium genomic window:
- a CDS encoding ATP-binding protein translates to MVKKLPKIEDLVGIEYSKLGFFREAQERIHQLRTFAEELERRQRQIEAILEAITDLMAVLDLNGKIVSVNHVYYKIFGNESPVGKYCYQVFRNSESPCPNCPANKARETNQVFRQEDVVILNGKRRYFEITASPLRSSSGFPCHILLIKRDVTTEREYSRKCYEAEKMATIGLLASGVAHEINNPLAAIYGFSQGLKRRLASYKNLMPEPLSKDIESVMDIIIEECGRCQEIIKSLLTYSRESPADFAEVNLNTLIKESVSLLKHRISYKQRIVFELSEEIRPIRGNPQQLKQVILNLVLNAIDATSDEGGIIKIKTSSDQDTIEMEISDNGCGIPEEYIDKIFDPFFTTKPVGKGTGMGLTVCYNILQNHGAHIRVKSQKGIGSVFTVVFKSSNSG, encoded by the coding sequence ATGGTAAAAAAGCTGCCAAAAATTGAAGACTTAGTAGGCATTGAATACTCTAAACTCGGCTTTTTCAGGGAGGCTCAGGAAAGAATCCATCAACTTAGAACATTTGCAGAAGAGCTGGAAAGAAGACAGCGACAGATTGAAGCCATATTAGAAGCTATAACTGATCTGATGGCAGTGCTGGATCTAAACGGCAAAATAGTTTCTGTGAATCATGTTTATTACAAAATTTTTGGTAATGAGTCTCCTGTAGGTAAATATTGTTACCAGGTCTTTAGAAATTCGGAAAGCCCCTGTCCCAATTGTCCTGCTAATAAAGCAAGGGAGACAAATCAGGTTTTTCGGCAGGAAGACGTCGTTATACTGAATGGAAAACGGCGTTACTTTGAAATAACGGCTTCTCCGTTACGTTCGTCAAGTGGCTTTCCCTGCCATATATTACTAATAAAAAGGGATGTAACCACCGAAAGAGAATACAGTCGAAAATGCTACGAAGCGGAAAAAATGGCAACCATAGGGCTTCTTGCATCAGGAGTTGCTCACGAGATAAACAATCCCCTTGCGGCAATATACGGTTTCTCGCAAGGATTGAAGAGGCGGCTGGCGAGTTACAAAAACTTGATGCCTGAACCTCTTAGCAAAGATATTGAAAGTGTGATGGACATTATTATCGAAGAATGCGGTAGATGTCAGGAAATAATAAAGAGTCTTTTGACTTATAGTAGAGAATCTCCTGCTGATTTTGCGGAAGTAAATTTAAACACACTTATAAAGGAATCCGTCTCCCTACTAAAGCATCGCATAAGTTATAAACAGCGTATTGTTTTTGAGCTTTCAGAAGAAATCAGGCCAATTAGAGGAAATCCTCAACAACTCAAGCAGGTCATTTTGAATCTGGTCTTAAATGCTATTGATGCAACATCTGATGAAGGAGGCATTATAAAAATAAAGACATCTTCTGACCAAGATACTATTGAAATGGAAATTTCTGACAACGGCTGTGGAATACCAGAAGAATACATAGACAAGATATTTGATCCTTTTTTTACTACAAAGCCAGTTGGCAAAGGGACAGGAATGGGGCTTACCGTTTGTTATAATATCCTTCAAAATCATGGAGCTCATATTAGAGTGAAAAGTCAAAAGGGAATAGGGTCCGTGTTTACGGTAGTCTTTAAAAGCAGTAACAGTGGTTAG
- a CDS encoding iron-containing alcohol dehydrogenase, with translation MAFREQVYGFYIPTVTLMGIGAHKEIGRQIKVLGGKKPFLCTDKGITKAGITEQIVKLIKEDTGLDVVVFDETVPNPTDKNVHDGLKVFKDNGCDLIISLGGGSSHDCAKGIGIVATNGGNIRDYEGIDKSSKPMPPFIAINTTAGTASEMTRFCIITNTDTKVKMAIVDWRVTPNVAINDPLLMMGMPPSLTAATGMDALTHAVEAYVSTIATPVTDACALKAIELISKYLRPAVANGSDIEARDMMAYAEYLAGMAFNNASLGHVHAMAHQLGGFYDLPHGVCNAILLPHVERFNLLAKLDRFVDIAIAMGENVEGLSVRDAAEKAIEAIVKLSRDVGIPSGLRELGVKEEDIPIMAQNAQKDACGLTNPRCPTLEDVIMIYKNAL, from the coding sequence ATGGCATTTAGGGAGCAGGTGTATGGGTTTTACATTCCTACAGTAACTCTCATGGGCATTGGAGCCCACAAGGAAATTGGGCGGCAGATCAAGGTTCTTGGAGGCAAGAAGCCTTTTCTCTGCACGGACAAGGGCATTACCAAAGCGGGCATTACTGAGCAGATAGTAAAATTGATAAAGGAAGACACAGGTCTTGACGTGGTAGTCTTTGATGAGACAGTTCCCAATCCCACCGATAAAAATGTCCATGATGGTTTGAAAGTTTTCAAGGACAACGGTTGTGATTTAATCATATCTCTTGGTGGTGGCAGCTCTCATGATTGTGCCAAAGGCATTGGTATTGTAGCTACTAATGGGGGCAATATTAGAGATTACGAAGGCATAGACAAGTCATCCAAGCCGATGCCACCTTTTATTGCGATCAATACCACTGCAGGAACTGCAAGCGAGATGACCCGTTTTTGCATCATTACCAATACAGACACCAAAGTGAAAATGGCAATAGTTGATTGGCGTGTTACTCCGAATGTAGCTATAAACGATCCTCTCCTGATGATGGGCATGCCTCCAAGTCTTACAGCCGCCACAGGTATGGATGCTTTGACTCACGCCGTTGAAGCTTACGTTTCCACAATTGCTACCCCTGTAACAGATGCTTGCGCTCTTAAAGCTATTGAGTTGATTTCAAAATACCTTAGACCAGCGGTTGCAAATGGATCGGACATTGAAGCCAGAGACATGATGGCTTATGCAGAGTATCTCGCTGGTATGGCTTTTAACAATGCGAGTTTAGGGCATGTCCACGCCATGGCCCACCAACTTGGAGGATTCTATGATCTCCCACACGGAGTCTGCAATGCTATCCTCCTACCCCATGTGGAAAGATTCAACCTTCTTGCTAAACTGGATCGTTTCGTTGATATAGCCATTGCCATGGGAGAAAACGTGGAAGGGCTTTCGGTGAGAGATGCTGCTGAAAAGGCTATAGAAGCCATAGTGAAACTATCGAGAGACGTAGGAATTCCTTCTGGTTTGAGAGAACTCGGTGTCAAAGAAGAAGATATTCCAATAATGGCTCAAAACGCTCAGAAAGATGCCTGTGGTTTAACTAATCCCAGATGTCCCACTTTGGAAGATGTCATTATGATCTACAAGAACGCTCTATAG
- a CDS encoding sulfide/dihydroorotate dehydrogenase-like FAD/NAD-binding protein, producing the protein MFKIVRREELAGGSIILNEIEAPLIARKVKPGQFVILKASETGERIPLTVADVNVEAGTITVIYMVVGKSTALFKTLQVGDGYQAVIGPLGQPTHIEKVGKVVCVGGGTGIAVLHPIARALKQAGNYVISIIGAKNKDLLILEGKMRVISDEMFICTDDGSYGYHGFVTDVLKKVLKENSDVKLVVAIGPVPMMKAASEITREFKIKTIVSLNPIMIDGTGMCGGCRVSIGGQIKFACVDGPEFDGHEVDYDELMLRLSAYKEDEQLKYHEEPCKIGLAKAKS; encoded by the coding sequence ATGTTTAAGATTGTTAGAAGGGAAGAGCTAGCAGGAGGGAGTATTATTCTTAACGAGATTGAAGCTCCTTTAATTGCTCGTAAGGTAAAGCCTGGTCAATTTGTTATCTTAAAGGCCTCTGAAACGGGGGAGAGGATTCCTCTTACGGTAGCAGATGTTAATGTGGAAGCGGGGACTATTACGGTAATTTACATGGTGGTCGGTAAAAGCACAGCTCTTTTTAAGACTCTTCAGGTAGGAGATGGCTACCAGGCAGTAATTGGACCCCTTGGACAGCCCACTCACATTGAAAAAGTGGGCAAAGTAGTTTGTGTAGGGGGAGGAACAGGTATAGCTGTTCTCCATCCCATTGCAAGAGCTCTAAAGCAGGCAGGTAATTATGTGATAAGTATAATTGGCGCAAAAAATAAAGATCTGCTCATTCTTGAAGGTAAGATGCGCGTTATTTCCGATGAGATGTTCATTTGCACTGATGATGGTTCCTACGGTTACCATGGTTTTGTTACAGATGTTTTGAAAAAGGTTCTCAAGGAAAATTCCGATGTAAAACTTGTGGTGGCTATAGGTCCTGTTCCGATGATGAAGGCTGCCTCGGAAATTACCAGGGAATTTAAAATAAAAACCATAGTAAGCTTGAATCCCATCATGATAGACGGAACGGGTATGTGCGGAGGGTGTAGAGTTTCTATAGGAGGGCAGATAAAATTTGCCTGTGTTGATGGCCCTGAATTCGACGGACATGAAGTTGATTATGACGAACTCATGCTCCGTTTAAGTGCCTATAAAGAAGATGAACAACTCAAATATCACGAAGAGCCCTGTAAAATAGGACTTGCGAAGGCCAAGTCTTAA
- a CDS encoding aldehyde ferredoxin oxidoreductase C-terminal domain-containing protein: MDKILRIDMGADGGPKVIEEPLGDYAGLGGRGLTSAIVSKEVPPRCHPLSGENKLVIAPGLLSGTAGAMTGRISVGCKSPLTGTIKEANAGGQPSQVLARLGYAAIVLEGKPKGDDLYKIVINKDGVKVLPANDLKGLGNYETVKRAVQEFGDKIACISIGQAGEYKLAAASVACTDPELRPTRHAGRGGVGAVMGSKRVKLIVLDDSGAKMRPPKDPDKFKDANKRFVEGLRRHPVTGQGLPAYGTNILTNIINEAGAYPTYNFKDGRFAGASRISGETFAELEKSRGGNPTHGCHRGCVIRCSGIFVDKDGHFISKQPEYETVWAHGGNCGIDDPDAIAQIDFLDDDIGLDTIEMGATIGVAMEAGLIKFGDAQGAIELLKEVAKGSYLGRILGSGCAVTGKVFGVERIPVVKGQALPAYDPRAVKGVGVTYATSPMGADHTAGYAVATNILKVGGYVDPLSPEGQVELSRNLQIATAAIDSTGMCLFIAFAIMDQPDTFQAFLEMINAFYGINMTLEDFVELGKRILSMERDFNIRAGFCPGDDRLPEFFKKEPLSPHNVVFDVPDEELDKVFNW, from the coding sequence ATGGATAAGATTTTAAGAATAGACATGGGCGCTGATGGCGGTCCAAAAGTAATAGAGGAGCCTTTGGGTGATTATGCGGGACTGGGAGGAAGGGGGCTGACATCGGCTATAGTTTCTAAAGAAGTTCCCCCTCGCTGCCATCCTCTTAGTGGAGAAAACAAGTTAGTGATAGCTCCCGGTCTTCTTAGTGGAACAGCAGGAGCAATGACAGGAAGAATCTCTGTGGGGTGTAAGAGTCCTCTTACAGGCACAATAAAAGAAGCAAATGCAGGCGGCCAACCTTCGCAGGTTCTTGCTCGACTGGGTTACGCCGCTATCGTTCTAGAAGGAAAGCCTAAAGGCGATGATCTTTACAAAATAGTGATAAACAAAGATGGAGTAAAAGTTCTTCCGGCTAATGACCTGAAAGGCTTAGGAAATTACGAAACAGTAAAGCGGGCAGTTCAGGAATTTGGCGATAAAATAGCTTGTATATCTATAGGACAGGCGGGGGAATACAAGCTTGCTGCAGCATCTGTAGCTTGCACCGATCCAGAACTTAGACCGACCAGGCATGCCGGGCGAGGAGGCGTTGGGGCTGTAATGGGTTCAAAGAGGGTTAAGTTGATCGTTCTTGATGATAGTGGCGCTAAAATGAGACCTCCTAAAGATCCTGATAAGTTCAAGGATGCAAACAAGCGCTTTGTGGAAGGACTCAGGCGCCATCCTGTCACAGGACAGGGACTTCCAGCGTATGGAACTAATATTCTTACGAACATAATAAATGAAGCAGGTGCTTATCCTACCTACAATTTCAAAGATGGCCGCTTTGCTGGTGCTTCCAGGATAAGCGGGGAAACCTTTGCGGAACTTGAAAAGTCAAGAGGTGGTAATCCTACCCACGGATGCCACAGAGGATGTGTTATAAGATGTTCGGGTATCTTTGTGGATAAAGATGGTCATTTTATTTCGAAGCAACCGGAATATGAAACAGTGTGGGCTCATGGTGGCAACTGTGGCATTGATGATCCTGATGCAATAGCCCAAATTGACTTTCTTGACGATGATATAGGATTGGACACCATAGAAATGGGTGCTACCATTGGCGTGGCGATGGAAGCGGGGCTTATCAAATTTGGTGACGCTCAGGGTGCTATAGAACTACTAAAGGAAGTAGCTAAGGGTTCTTACCTGGGTAGGATTTTAGGAAGTGGATGTGCCGTTACCGGAAAGGTCTTTGGGGTTGAGAGAATCCCTGTAGTGAAGGGACAGGCTCTTCCGGCTTATGATCCGAGAGCAGTGAAAGGTGTAGGCGTTACTTACGCTACAAGCCCAATGGGAGCAGATCACACGGCAGGTTATGCCGTTGCGACAAATATTCTTAAGGTTGGTGGATATGTGGATCCCTTGAGCCCGGAAGGACAGGTAGAACTTTCTCGAAATCTCCAGATTGCAACGGCTGCTATTGATTCGACCGGTATGTGCCTATTTATTGCTTTTGCTATTATGGACCAGCCCGATACATTCCAGGCCTTTCTGGAGATGATAAATGCTTTTTACGGCATCAATATGACACTTGAAGATTTTGTAGAGTTGGGAAAAAGAATTTTGTCAATGGAAAGGGACTTTAATATCCGTGCTGGTTTTTGCCCCGGAGATGACAGATTGCCAGAGTTTTTCAAGAAAGAACCCCTTTCACCCCACAATGTAGTTTTCGATGTTCCTGATGAGGAACTGGACAAGGTTTTTAACTGGTAA
- a CDS encoding sigma-54 dependent transcriptional regulator yields the protein MDKIRVLLVDDEPSIRKLAEKELSGENKIITTSGSADEAVKLMSQRNFDVVILDMRLPDGDGLDLLLKIKEDSPNTEVIILTGHGTIDSAVKAMKMGAYDYVTKPFSLEYLELLIERAYERVCLKKDHKIFTHSIGAQIVPRLVGTSPKIREITKMIEKVAPRKTPVLITGESGSGKDVVAHMIHALSDRSDKPMIVKNCGGLQKELLKSELFGHVKGAFTGAYDAREGLISVADGGTLFLDEVGELPFDVQGSLLRFLETQRYRRLGDTRERQADVRLIFATHRNLEKKVEEGSFSEALYHRINVFRIHVPPLRERASDIPLLTEHFLGKLSDNAGIKYKISEEAMQCLMSYDWPGNVRELRNVIERASILAEGNLITPKVLPKEIQERSALLSTFVEGLKLKDLEIGFILTVVQKYNGNKSKAAKELGITRKTLYRKLKAYKQGSTNS from the coding sequence ATGGATAAGATCAGAGTTTTATTAGTAGATGATGAACCATCAATAAGAAAACTTGCGGAGAAAGAACTTAGTGGCGAAAACAAAATTATAACCACTTCGGGTAGTGCGGATGAGGCTGTAAAACTCATGAGTCAACGTAATTTCGATGTGGTTATTCTGGATATGAGATTACCCGATGGTGATGGGCTAGACCTGTTACTTAAAATTAAAGAGGATAGTCCGAACACAGAAGTAATCATACTTACTGGACATGGCACCATTGATAGTGCCGTAAAAGCCATGAAGATGGGAGCCTACGATTACGTTACCAAACCTTTTTCACTGGAATATCTGGAACTTCTTATAGAAAGAGCCTACGAAAGGGTCTGTCTGAAGAAAGATCACAAGATTTTTACCCACTCTATTGGCGCTCAGATAGTTCCAAGACTTGTGGGAACTTCACCAAAGATAAGAGAAATAACTAAAATGATAGAAAAAGTGGCACCTAGAAAAACGCCTGTTCTTATAACCGGCGAATCTGGTAGCGGTAAAGATGTTGTGGCTCACATGATACATGCTTTGAGTGACCGTTCAGACAAACCCATGATTGTAAAAAACTGTGGGGGACTCCAGAAGGAACTGTTAAAAAGCGAATTATTTGGACATGTGAAAGGCGCTTTTACGGGAGCCTATGATGCTCGAGAAGGTCTCATTAGCGTCGCCGATGGCGGCACCCTGTTTTTGGATGAAGTAGGGGAATTACCCTTTGATGTACAGGGAAGCCTTCTTCGCTTTCTGGAGACTCAACGGTATAGGCGTTTAGGTGACACTCGCGAGAGACAGGCTGATGTAAGGCTTATCTTTGCTACTCATAGAAATCTTGAGAAGAAAGTAGAAGAAGGTAGTTTTTCAGAGGCTCTTTACCACAGAATAAATGTTTTTAGAATCCATGTGCCCCCTTTACGAGAAAGAGCCAGCGATATTCCCCTTTTAACTGAACATTTTTTGGGTAAGCTCTCTGACAACGCAGGTATAAAATATAAGATTTCAGAAGAAGCTATGCAGTGCCTTATGTCCTACGATTGGCCCGGCAACGTTCGGGAGCTTAGAAATGTGATAGAAAGAGCCTCAATACTGGCTGAAGGAAATCTTATCACGCCGAAGGTTCTCCCTAAAGAGATTCAAGAAAGGAGCGCTTTATTAAGCACGTTTGTTGAAGGGCTAAAGTTGAAGGATTTGGAGATAGGTTTTATCCTTACCGTCGTCCAAAAGTATAATGGAAATAAAAGCAAAGCCGCTAAAGAGCTGGGAATAACCAGAAAGACCCTTTACAGAAAATTAAAGGCATATAAACAGGGATCCACCAATTCTTAG
- the gltA gene encoding NADPH-dependent glutamate synthase, whose product MTEKSSITKLLPRQKMPEQDPLVRRRNFDEVPLGYTIELAMAEASRCLQCKKPGCVSGCPVNIDIPAFIHHITEGDFTAAIEKIWEKNALPAVCGRVCPQEIQCEGSCILGKKGDAVAIGHLERFVADYERIHNLAHPPPKAPSTGKKVAVVGSGPAGLTVAGDLILKGHEVTIFEAFHKPGGVLIYGIPEFRLPKEIVAQEVERLEQLGVKIECNVVVGRTVTLDELFEQGYDAIFVGVGAGLPKFLNIPGENLVGVLSANEYLTRTNLMRGYLFPEYDTPVPKGKDVVVIGGGNVAMDAARTALRLGADRVRIIYRRSREEMPARLEEIHHAEEEGIEFNLLTNPVRFVGNEKGRLVGIECIRMELGEPDESGRRKPVPVKGSEFVTECDLAIVAVGTGANPILTRSTSDLKLNKWGYILVDPATGKTSKRGVWAGGDIVTGSATVILAMGAGRRAAESIHNYLTWGW is encoded by the coding sequence ATGACCGAAAAATCCTCAATCACGAAGTTGTTACCACGGCAGAAAATGCCCGAACAGGATCCTTTGGTGCGAAGAAGGAACTTCGATGAAGTGCCTTTGGGTTACACTATAGAACTTGCTATGGCTGAGGCAAGTCGATGTCTCCAATGCAAAAAACCGGGTTGTGTAAGCGGATGTCCTGTAAATATTGATATTCCAGCATTTATTCATCATATTACCGAAGGGGATTTTACAGCGGCTATCGAAAAAATTTGGGAAAAGAACGCTCTACCGGCCGTATGCGGTCGTGTATGTCCTCAGGAAATTCAATGTGAAGGAAGCTGCATTCTAGGGAAAAAGGGTGATGCCGTCGCTATAGGGCACCTCGAACGTTTTGTGGCAGACTATGAAAGAATCCACAATCTGGCTCATCCGCCTCCCAAAGCTCCCTCCACGGGTAAAAAAGTAGCAGTCGTTGGTTCCGGTCCCGCCGGTCTTACAGTAGCCGGTGACCTGATACTTAAAGGTCACGAGGTAACCATCTTTGAAGCTTTTCATAAACCCGGTGGGGTTCTTATATACGGCATTCCTGAATTCAGGCTTCCCAAAGAGATAGTAGCTCAGGAAGTTGAACGACTTGAACAACTGGGCGTGAAAATAGAATGTAATGTTGTTGTAGGAAGGACTGTCACTTTAGATGAATTATTTGAACAGGGATATGACGCAATTTTCGTGGGCGTGGGAGCGGGACTACCAAAATTTCTAAATATTCCCGGAGAAAACCTGGTGGGAGTTCTTTCTGCTAACGAATATCTTACCCGAACTAACCTGATGAGGGGTTATCTTTTTCCAGAGTATGACACTCCTGTGCCAAAGGGAAAAGATGTGGTTGTTATTGGTGGCGGAAATGTGGCTATGGATGCCGCAAGAACTGCCTTAAGGTTAGGTGCTGACAGAGTTAGAATTATTTATCGCAGATCCAGAGAAGAAATGCCTGCTCGTCTGGAAGAGATTCATCATGCTGAAGAAGAGGGCATAGAATTCAATTTGCTCACCAACCCCGTTAGGTTCGTCGGAAACGAAAAGGGAAGACTGGTTGGTATAGAGTGTATCCGCATGGAACTTGGAGAGCCCGATGAATCAGGACGACGAAAACCCGTTCCCGTTAAAGGTAGTGAGTTTGTTACAGAATGTGATCTAGCTATAGTGGCAGTAGGAACGGGAGCTAATCCAATTCTTACCAGATCAACATCCGACTTAAAGCTTAATAAATGGGGATACATTTTAGTGGATCCAGCTACAGGAAAAACCAGCAAAAGGGGAGTCTGGGCTGGTGGAGATATAGTGACGGGATCTGCCACGGTTATACTTGCTATGGGAGCCGGAAGAAGAGCTGCGGAGTCCATACACAATTATTTGACCTGGGGATGGTAA
- a CDS encoding IS1634 family transposase, producing MFIRKARKTDQATGTKCVCYQLVESYRTPNGPKQRILLDLGRLDLDKQQLKILAKRIDEILKGERRLFGVSQKIESLARHFASMLRKQRLHSGNVESSEPEGSWENVNLDMIAVQNVRTVGAEVVGAWAFDTLGMAKILQDAGLGERDIALVKLLILGKLIHPGSEIEIYEWFSMSQIALEEIIGIDARDVSLTSLYRACDSLIDHKEFIEEALTQKERTLFGLGENLILFDLTNTYFEGTPVSSKAKHGASKEKRTDSPLVTLALIIDEDGFAKWSKVFAGNISEPATLKTVLGEMLHHFNQKMSIMGKRVMVVFDAGVATEVHLNMVREMGLDYVCIDRRRIKDIPQGDEQLVHECPSGIVRTIRDESSGEVFLYCTSGRGQDEEEAIKNKLQKDFEQALQRIAEGLKKKGGIKRYEKILERIGRLKEKYGPIAYFYEINVTEKNGIAQDISWSIKNELSFDVKFAGFYRLRSSRMDLSDKELWDLYNMLTNVEDSFQSLKDEFAFESVYYQVYQEIEGHVFLTVLAYHLLWVIQKTLHEKGIRHNWKTLRESLSGQFIITTTMVNDKGQVINIRHTSEPEPMHVTIYQALGLSLKPLKTVRKIE from the coding sequence ATGTTTATCAGAAAAGCTAGAAAAACAGATCAGGCTACAGGGACTAAATGCGTCTGTTACCAATTGGTTGAGTCCTACAGGACTCCCAATGGGCCCAAGCAAAGGATCTTACTCGATTTAGGACGGCTCGATCTAGACAAACAGCAATTAAAAATCCTGGCAAAACGTATTGATGAGATTCTCAAAGGGGAGAGGCGTCTATTTGGAGTTTCCCAAAAAATTGAGAGTCTGGCTCGTCATTTTGCTTCAATGCTTCGAAAACAGCGACTTCATTCAGGAAATGTGGAATCTTCCGAGCCCGAAGGTTCCTGGGAGAATGTGAATCTTGACATGATAGCCGTTCAGAATGTTCGCACTGTGGGGGCAGAAGTGGTTGGGGCGTGGGCTTTCGATACTCTGGGAATGGCCAAAATTCTTCAGGATGCGGGACTGGGAGAAAGAGATATTGCCCTGGTTAAATTGTTAATCCTTGGTAAGCTCATCCATCCAGGAAGTGAAATAGAAATTTATGAATGGTTTTCTATGTCCCAAATTGCTTTAGAAGAAATAATTGGGATAGATGCTAGGGATGTTTCCCTTACCAGTCTTTACCGCGCCTGTGATAGTCTCATTGACCATAAAGAGTTCATTGAAGAAGCTTTAACTCAAAAAGAGCGCACACTTTTTGGACTTGGAGAAAATCTCATTTTGTTCGACCTTACCAATACATATTTTGAAGGAACCCCTGTATCTTCGAAGGCAAAACATGGAGCATCGAAAGAAAAGCGCACAGATAGTCCTCTGGTAACACTGGCTCTTATTATAGATGAAGACGGTTTTGCTAAATGGAGCAAGGTTTTTGCGGGAAATATTTCTGAGCCTGCCACACTAAAGACCGTCCTGGGCGAAATGCTTCATCACTTTAACCAGAAGATGTCCATCATGGGCAAAAGGGTCATGGTGGTCTTTGATGCCGGTGTAGCTACGGAAGTTCATCTAAATATGGTGCGGGAGATGGGCCTTGACTATGTTTGTATTGATAGGCGCAGAATAAAAGATATTCCACAGGGGGATGAGCAATTAGTTCATGAATGTCCTTCGGGGATTGTGAGAACTATTCGAGATGAGAGTTCAGGGGAAGTCTTTTTATACTGCACAAGCGGTAGAGGACAGGACGAGGAAGAAGCCATAAAAAATAAGTTACAGAAGGACTTTGAACAGGCTCTTCAAAGGATAGCTGAAGGTCTAAAAAAGAAAGGGGGTATTAAAAGGTACGAAAAAATTCTCGAACGTATTGGACGCCTTAAGGAAAAATACGGTCCTATAGCTTACTTCTACGAAATCAATGTTACGGAGAAAAATGGTATTGCTCAGGATATCTCCTGGAGCATCAAAAACGAGCTATCTTTTGATGTTAAATTTGCAGGCTTCTATAGGTTGCGTTCTTCCCGAATGGATCTTTCGGACAAAGAACTCTGGGATCTTTACAACATGCTTACTAATGTAGAAGATTCCTTTCAAAGCCTTAAAGATGAGTTTGCCTTCGAATCGGTTTATTACCAGGTCTATCAAGAAATTGAAGGTCATGTATTTTTGACAGTTCTAGCTTATCATCTGTTATGGGTCATTCAAAAGACATTACACGAAAAAGGTATTCGCCATAATTGGAAGACACTTCGAGAAAGTCTGAGCGGCCAATTCATAATTACGACCACAATGGTCAATGACAAAGGGCAGGTCATTAACATTCGACACACCTCTGAACCAGAGCCAATGCATGTGACCATCTATCAGGCTCTTGGTCTTTCGCTGAAACCACTAAAAACTGTGCGAAAAATCGAATGA
- a CDS encoding iron-containing alcohol dehydrogenase, which yields MKAITKFAIPEIIFGRGSMEYTALCAKRLGAERAFVVSDSGLEKVGWVDKLLSILDKCQLEWVYFGDVVSNPRDYQIQKGAEFYLENRADVVIALGGGSALDAAKGIALVASNGGSIHDYEGANKIHRPLPPMVFLPTTAGSGSDISQFAIITDTKRHVKMSIISRTLIPNISIIDPLFLQTKPKELVLSSAVDALSHAIESYVSTIASPFTEVQSLKAIELIWKYLPKVSEQQSYPLDLDILEKLSIASTAAAMAFSNASLGAAHAIAHALGGMFDVKHGIVHSALLPAVVLFNMNSCLAKMEKIGSVFLGKRMKNAKNTALSGIEKMKEFFESVGLPVRLRDLLPSADNLENICKMARHDACVITNPKPVSWKDLLRICEEAW from the coding sequence ATGAAAGCAATAACGAAATTTGCTATTCCTGAAATTATATTTGGCAGGGGCAGTATGGAATATACTGCTCTTTGCGCCAAAAGGCTCGGAGCCGAGAGAGCCTTTGTGGTTAGCGATAGTGGTCTGGAGAAAGTTGGTTGGGTTGATAAGCTTTTGTCCATTTTAGACAAGTGTCAACTTGAGTGGGTTTATTTTGGGGATGTTGTATCAAACCCAAGGGACTACCAGATTCAAAAGGGGGCTGAATTCTATCTTGAAAATCGAGCAGATGTGGTAATAGCTCTCGGTGGTGGTAGCGCTCTTGATGCCGCAAAAGGTATTGCCCTTGTTGCAAGTAACGGTGGTTCTATTCACGACTATGAAGGAGCCAATAAAATACACAGACCTCTTCCTCCTATGGTCTTTCTTCCTACAACGGCTGGAAGCGGATCAGACATTTCTCAGTTTGCCATCATTACAGATACGAAAAGACATGTTAAGATGTCTATCATAAGTCGAACTCTTATCCCTAACATCTCTATTATTGATCCTCTTTTTTTACAAACAAAGCCCAAAGAGCTTGTCCTTTCATCAGCTGTGGATGCTTTATCTCACGCCATAGAATCTTATGTATCAACGATAGCTTCTCCTTTCACAGAAGTGCAGTCTCTTAAAGCAATAGAGTTAATATGGAAGTATTTGCCAAAAGTAAGTGAACAGCAGAGTTATCCTCTTGATCTGGATATACTGGAAAAATTAAGTATTGCCAGCACCGCCGCTGCTATGGCTTTTAGCAATGCCAGCCTTGGAGCCGCTCACGCCATTGCTCATGCTCTTGGAGGCATGTTTGACGTGAAGCACGGTATAGTTCATTCGGCTCTTCTTCCGGCGGTTGTGTTGTTCAACATGAACTCCTGTCTTGCCAAGATGGAAAAGATTGGCTCTGTATTTTTGGGCAAAAGAATGAAAAACGCAAAAAACACGGCTTTGTCTGGCATAGAAAAGATGAAGGAATTTTTTGAGTCTGTGGGACTTCCTGTTAGGTTAAGAGATCTATTACCTTCCGCTGATAATTTGGAAAATATATGCAAAATGGCAAGGCATGATGCTTGCGTAATTACTAATCCTAAACCGGTGTCGTGGAAAGACTTACTAAGAATATGTGAGGAAGCATGGTAA